One genomic region from Tigriopus californicus strain San Diego chromosome 4, Tcal_SD_v2.1, whole genome shotgun sequence encodes:
- the LOC131878707 gene encoding uncharacterized protein LOC131878707 isoform X2: MTLSGSYPSSSIYTCLIDKKLDDEEYFSTCCEKAVQDLPKNHCNGHPSFCDLTYDKFTFPGAHNAGTGQHSSITDCALRNHDLNIREQLDFGLRFFDFDVIYSHNLANCDGLESGHGKVPDLGLYVCFGSVREIFRQVSEWMVEHPREVVTLYFGELQYETETYGYLQSEILNQFGMEDSLVKLNTRHKTQGGWPTLGEAIETNQRIFVFIRSELVPPNIPGIIQEVQVTISKPNLDGPSGSVKILSTFNSRSIDDNCHAVIDNNKEACPAQSELTKVAVFGTFLNSGLDCIWEIARKCNPRAMEAIQACLEFKTNVNFVQVDFPNYPALSSVQLIDYIHELNLAKLT; the protein is encoded by the exons ATGACCTTATCAGGTTCCTACCCATCAAGTTCCATTTATACATGtctaattgacaaaaaattagACGACGAAGAGTATTTTTCGACATGTTGTGAGAAAGCAGTACAAGATCTACCGAAAAATCATTGCAACGGACATCCAAGCTTCTGCGATCTCACCTATGATAAATTTACATTTCCTGGAGCTCATAATGCAGGAACTGGTCAGCACAGCAGTATTACAGATTGTGCCTTGCGGAATCATGACTTAAATATCCGGGAACAACTTGATTTTGGGCTGCgcttttttgactttgacgTCATTTACAG TCATAATCTAGCTAATTGTGACGGTCTTGAGAGTGGACATGGCAAAGTACCGGATTTGGGCTTGTACGTTTGCTTCGGCTCGGTTCGAGAAATATTTCGACAAGTGTCCGAATGGATGGTGGAACACCCCAGAGAAGTGGTCACCCTTTACTTTGGAGAACTTCAATACGAAACCGAAACATATGGTTATCTCCAAAGCGAAATCCTCAACCAGTTTGGCATGGAAGATTCCCTTGTGAAACTGAACACTCGTCACAAAACCCAAGGCGGATGGCCAACCTTGGGAGAAGCCATCGAAACCAATCAAAGAATCTTCGTTTTCATTCGATCCGAGCTGGTGCCTCCCAACATTCCAGGGATCattcaagaagttcaagtCACCATCAGTAAACCTAATCTCGACGGTCCATCTGGGTCCGTCAAGATTCTCAGCACATTTAACTCAAG GAGTATCGACGATAACTGTCACGCTGTGATCGACAACAACAAAGAAGCGTGCCCCGCGCAAAGCGAGTTAACAAAAGTGGCCGTATTTGGAACGTTCCTGAATTCGGGCTTGGACTGCATTTGGGAGATTGCAAGGAAGTGCAATCCAAGGGCAATGGAAGCCATTCAGGCCTGCCTTGAATTCAAAACGAACGTCAACTTTGTGCAGGTGGATTTCCCCAACTATCCAGCTCTTTCCTCCGTTCAACTCATTGATTACATCCATGAGTTGAACTTGGCTAAATTGACTTGA
- the LOC131878707 gene encoding acid sphingomyelinase-like phosphodiesterase 3b isoform X1, translating into MKLLVIAIVLMASNHYCHGVVVKVWQITDIHLDGYYSSTSGQPQNWCHFDAEDGKALNALGDFNCDSPWPLVSSVIKAMQDIEPNPDFILWTGDSSPHFSKPQPPSMEYVLTVEQRLTDLLTSHFNGSNTQIIPVLGNHDTSPAGNFPDNSTFYKQFRQEGHWDAILPSEGAKVEFQECGYYHFKARGLTFVVLNTNLYYKTKFTETDPCRQLKWLEGVLQDPDLAPRSVILSAHVPPGFFERSSTVAFFTNALHENKINDLYLDVLMRYSDKIMIQLYGHTHTDTFRLYSSNDQVKSIGLIAPSVTPLVTKFGDESTSANPGVRLYTIDLGLGRVMDYHQYYLDLEHNHTTWSLAYTFRNAYGTPDLTIKSLETLFQNMQTNETLFQLYYKHNTLLYDNGPCDGDLCRRAQYCGISDAWLTTR; encoded by the exons ATGAAGTTACTAGTGATAGCAATCGTTTTGATGGCTTCCAACCATTACTGTCATGGTGTTGTAGTAAAGGTGTGGCAAATCACGGATATTCATTTGGATGGCTATTATTCATCAACCAGTGGGCAACCCCAGAATTGGTGCCATTTTGACGCTGAAGATGGCAAGGCTTTGAATGCCTTGGGCGATTTCAATTGCGATTCTCCTTGGCCTTTGGTTAGCTCAGTGATCAAAGCCATGCAAGACATTGAACCTAATCCAGATTTTATTCTTTGGACGGGAGATTCTTCTCcgcatttttcaaaacctcaGCCACCTTCAATGGAATATGTTCTTACCGTGGAACAGCGCCTGACTGACTTGCTCACGTCCCACTTTAATGGATCCAATACTCAAATTATTCCAGTATTAGGCAACCATGACACATCACCCGCAGGAAATTTTCCAG ATAATAGTACCTTTTACAAGCAGTTTAGACAAGAAGGTCACTGGGACGCGATTCTCCCTTCGGAGGGTGCTAAAGTGGAGTTCCAAGAATGTGGATATTATCATTTTAAGGCACGGGGACTCACATTCGTGGTTCTGAACACCAATCTTTACTACAAAACCAAGTTCACTGAGACTGACCCATGTCGTCAATTGAAATGGCTCGAGGGGGTTCTTCAAGATCCGGATCTCGCTCCTCGGAGCGTAATTCTGTCTGCTCATGTGCCCCCGG GTTTCTTTGAAAGGTCAAGCACTGTGGCATTCTTCACAAACGCCTTACATGAGAACAAAATCAACGATTTGTATCTGGATGTCCTTATGCGATATTCCGACAAAATCATGATCCAATTGTATGGGCACACACATACTGATACATTCCGGTTATATTCCTCAAATGATCAAGTAAAGAGCATAGGTCTTATTGCTCCCTCTGTCACGCCATTAGTGACGAAATTTGGCGATGAATCAACCTCGGCCAATCCTGGAGTCCGATTGTACACCATTGACCTTGGTTTGGGTCGTGTCATGGATTACCATCAATACTATCTGGATTTGGAACACAACCATACCACGTGGTCTCTAGCTTACACATTTCGAAATGCTTACGGCACGCCCGACCTCACAATTAAGTCCCTggagactttgttccaaaacatgcAGACCAATGAGACTCTATTTCAATTGTATTACAAGCACAACACTCTCCTATACGACAACG GTCCGTGTGATGGGGATTTATGTCGGCGTGCGCAATATTGTGGCATTTCGGATGCTTGGCTTACCACCCGATAA